Below is a genomic region from Rosa chinensis cultivar Old Blush chromosome 5, RchiOBHm-V2, whole genome shotgun sequence.
CAGCATAAtcgagcaaaacccagaaaacttagAAACACCTATAGCAAATCAAgacttcaagccttcaagcataaGTCTAGCTTTCAGCCATTTTCCCAAACCCTTATTCAAACCAATTTCCAGAAACCCCAAACCCAAAATCCATCCAATTCTCTCACTACAGTGTGTTTCTAGCTCCCATGCTATGCTTCACGCTGCCAagccttatttttttttcatatgatCTGAATCACATACAAAGTCCTCCCAATAATCGGATTATTGGGTTGATTTTGGCATAGTCGATGTTTAATTCAAAAAGGACCCTCACACCTAGTAATCGCCGTACTTGTCCAATAGTCCTCAAGGAGGCTGCAGACCTCGGTGGTAAAATTCTGATTGTGAATCCGGCAGTCGAGGTCTTCCTTCGCCTTCAAAGAGGGACGCTCGTGGTCTTCGTGTTCCTGCGCAAATTTCTAGACATCCACGAGCATGAGAGTGACGGCCAGGTCCAATATGTCGTCAAATTCATCGTGGATGGGCAGCAGTGGCAGAGGTGGAGGAGGGTGTGAAGACGAGGGCGGTTCAGAAAGGGAGGCGGTCATGGCTTCCTGCATTTGGAGACTGAAGGCAATGTTAAGGTCGGAGTCTAGGGTTTTAGAAGCCATGAGCTATGGACATTGCTTGGAGAGAATGGTGTGGAGGTCGTCTCGATACGCTGGGGTggccatgagagagagagagagagagaggttttggGAGACTGAAAGCGAAACCAAGAGAGAGGTTTGCTAGAGACCAAAGAGACGAAGGGAAATATGCAAAATGGAATTTCTTTGGGAATTGGCTCCTTCCACATTTGCAGATTGACTTTGTatttgacatatatatatatatatatattttttttttttctctaaaggAATTTTTTAcgtttctttattttttggaGGTGAAACTTTTGTCAGGGTTCATGTGATCGCTATTACTATCATGGTGGCTGGCTTATGTGTTGTGGTGAAGATTTTGGTTTTAAATCTAGAGTTTTCTAGTTTTTTGGGCTCTTGTGTTTCGGCTTTTCATTTCGTATaaattttagtttattattgaTCTCTATTAGGTCTTTGTGCCTAGGAAACAATACATTTTGTaacatttgtttttttgttttttttgtttttgtaatcaTTTGGAGTCCTAGAGATGTGATTCTAAGAACTTACCAATAGTATATGATATTTCAAAGGTACGGTGAAGTTTTCGCTGTTGTAATCGCCTCGAAGATTTCTAATTATTTACTAACTAATGTTCATTTTGACTCTAGCCGCTTAAGAGCTCGTGCTTTTATAATGAGCCTGTTGTGGCCTTTTTTCCTAATCATAAAAAGCTTATCAATGCTATGGTTTTAGAATGCCAAAGGCACACTACTATAAATATAAAGCTGGATGGCAAATTTAGGATAACTAAGCTTAGAATTTCATTTATAAtgaaagattacaatgagaTATGGTGTAAACTTTCTACCATCCACTTTCAAAGAAAGGAGATAGTGAAATAATAATGACCACTTTAGACTTCAAACTTAAAGTCCATATTAACACAGTGATGAAGCCAAGCATACCTTGATTCTAAATAAAGAAAAGGCCGACTAATTTTTAAGGCTTCTTTTGCTAAGTCTCGGTTCATAAAATGTCAACTACAAATTTTAAAAGacttaatttcatccaaaatatGACCATCCAAACTCAAATCATCACTATCATTTTGCAGGCACTAATAATAGTGAGGGCATCACCTTTAATCTCCAGGTTTCTAAATCCAACATGAATAGCAAACCGAAGTCCATGAAGTAGTGCAAGAGGCTCTAGATTCCCAACTTGAGGAACACGCCAATCCCACAGATTCTTTGTGTCACATACTCcatcaaaattcaattttaGCCTATAAAGAGGGCTGCTATGATACAGTAGTAGCTATAGCAACTGCCCTGCCATCCTGACTTAGGATAGCAGCAGCCCTGCCATCCCGAAAAAATTTCTTCTGCCAGTCCGCTGCCCTTATTAATGTAGCTGGTTGTAACACAGTTTCACCATGCCTTTGTAAATTCCTGTTTCTCCACAGCCACCAAGCAATAtagccaaaagattcaagcTCCTCTCCCACCACAATAGTACAGACAAGTGAGAAGGGATCAATGACAGACGGGTTTTCATGATCATAATGCCGCGAGCTACACTTCTTTCAATGAAAAGATTCCCTGCTGACCAGAGGTCTTTTCTCAGTGGTCTTAGTCAGAAAGCTCCTTCCACACTTTGCACACCTtacccaaaaaatgaaaaaatagagCTTCCAAGCCTCCCTGCTCGAGTAATTTAGCTATTAGCTTATAAAAGCAGTATTTTACGAACTTTTACCATTAAATGATATAAATTTTAAGATACGACTTTTGAATTTGTCAGTAGACACCTTTTGTTACTTGAGATAATTTATTAAACAACTTTTTAAATAACTTATGGTCTTATGCTACCCTAGAGGCCCAAAGTGGCTAGATCTTTTTGATAACTATTTGTTTATGAACTTGACATATATCACAAACACAAAGGCATACTATACAGTTTTTTGAGAGTGGATAAACAGATACTTAGCAGTCTGAAATCGTTTTTATAACTAACTGTCGATCAACTCAACATCCTTTTCATGTAAAGGGGAATACAGACAGGCTCTTGCACCTACAGTTTTGCTAACAAAGGAATTTCATTGCCGTAGTGGTAATTGTACTATTGATCAATCTAATCTGACAACAGTAATGGTAATCCTCCCGAGTCCTGATCATTCTCTTATAATGTTGCGCTCATCCCAGATTGGGCAGGAACATGTTGGTGTCTTGTCCTTCCATTCAGCTCCACAAGTATAGCAAAACTCATATCCACATCTACAAAGACAAATATGGACACAAACCTGAGAGAAAAAATACAGATTGGTATAAAGTTAAAAATAGCTGAAAATGAAGAGACTTGGTCACCTGCAAGTTATGTGGTAACAACCTTCTGCAAGTTCAACCATATGGCTGCAGTTCACACACTGGCGCCAGTGTTTCTTTTTAGCCAGTGACTTCATCAATTGCTCTTCTGCACAAGGATTTGATTTTTTGTAGTCGTAGCAGGTATGATTGTCGAATGGAACTTTGCAATTGATACAAAAACAGCAATGACATTCCATGCATTTCCTGACTCCAGATTGTTCAGCAAAACCATAATAAGTCTTGGTATATTTCAAGACATCTTTTTTTGACATTAATGCAGAACACTTGGGATTTGGACAGTAAACCTTCTCCGTAACAGGAATAGAAGATTCCTTGATTCGTTGGCGCATAACTTGAACAAGTTTAGGCTCCAAGAATGTTTCACAGCTATCAATACTCACTTCAGACTCACAGCCTTCATGAGGACACTGCACCACGCTCCCATtaaccaactttgcttcaacaTGCTGTTTCATACAAGAATTGCAATACCTGTGCAGACAGCTGTCAATTGAAAACATTCTAGCAACATCTGTTTCTTCAAAACAAATTACACAAGTCTCATCCAATCTCTTGCCATTGCTAGCTGGCCAGTTGATCTGAGAAACTATAGCCTCTCTTGCAAATTGAAATGCAAACTTAATGTCCCTAGGTTCCACAAAAGAAGGGGTGCAATGTTCAAATTTTCTTTGTAGAAGAGCAACTTGAGTGACTAATGTCGCAATCTTGAAGTTTTCAGGACGCACTGTGTATGTGACCTGTATATACAAGTAGCACCAGTAAAGACATTTAGGATTTTAAAAACAACATAGAAGAGAGACGGAGTTAGTGTTGACAAGAAAGAGGAAGAACAGAAACAGAGATGAGGTTATAGAGTAAGGTATAAACTGGGGAGGAGAGACATGTCGGAACTACAGAGAAAAGGTTATTCATTCATCAAGTTGACCAATAACAATTACAATGTTTCAATTCATAGAACGCCCCTAAGAAAATTATAGAGCACTGAATTAAATAGAATACGAATGATATCCTAACTCAGAAACCATACAATAAATATGATCATAACCTAAATAACATCAATAAAATACTTAAAGTCAGAAAATGGTAACTAGTCCATCCTGCATTACATCTATATCAGTGGCATCAAACAAAGTTCTCTGTTAAACTGAGCATGTCTCATTTTATAAATATGTACAACAATGATGATCATAATAAACATGATATACCATCAATTTAAATACCAAATTGAACCCTTTGGGATGGAAAAGATGATATCATCCTTCGACACAGAAAAACAAAGTTCGCTAACACATGATGAACGCATATTGAAAAACTTTCTTGCAATAACAAATAATATGCTATAATGATCACATTGCTTCTAGAAGTGATAGGTTTGAAACGTTGAATATATTAATGCTAATAACAGTTTGTCGCAAAaggagaggagaagaagagaactCAGCAAAATGAAAGATGCATGGAGACAGGTTTACTAAAATAACTGCTAATTTTACCAAATTTCAAGTAGTTTGCAATTGGACTCTGCAGCTTCTGCACAAAGCAAAGCTAACAGACGCCAATACACTGTAAACAAATTAAATGAATCAAAGAACTATGTGTACTTCATCC
It encodes:
- the LOC112166806 gene encoding uncharacterized protein LOC112166806 isoform X2, with the protein product MEDRTDEDNLRSILSDLLRHLRVAKTLESDHDMAFNLQLQEAMADSLALQPPSTSQLNLHPRIHDHNFVIDLTDSAEAYFTNDASSSSKAAEEESECFRLYFKGLVSEERVKDMDVIVAGVGVAVCDARDNLILEAKKNLEAFGGGEVLSNEAAELEALIEGLSTALTLDLRNVTFYCDDSKLYQYVTYTVRPENFKIATLVTQVALLQRKFEHCTPSFVEPRDIKFAFQFAREAIVSQINWPASNGKRLDETCVICFEETDVARMFSIDSCLHRYCNSCMKQHVEAKLVNGSVVQCPHEGCESEVSIDSCETFLEPKLVQVMRQRIKESSIPVTEKVYCPNPKCSALMSKKDVLKYTKTYYGFAEQSGVRKCMECHCCFCINCKVPFDNHTCYDYKKSNPCAEEQLMKSLAKKKHWRQCVNCSHMVELAEGLCPYLSL
- the LOC112166806 gene encoding uncharacterized protein LOC112166806 isoform X1, with the translated sequence MEDRTDEDNLRSILSDLLRHLRVAKTLESDHDMAFNLQLQEAMADSLALQPPSTSQLNLHPRIHDHNFVIDLTDSAEAYFTNDASSSSKAAEEESECFRLYFKGLVSEERVKDMDVIVAGVGVAVCDARDNLILEAKKNLEAFGGGEVLSNEAAELEALIEGLSTALTLDLRNVTFYCDDSKLYQYVTYTVRPENFKIATLVTQVALLQRKFEHCTPSFVEPRDIKFAFQFAREAIVSQINWPASNGKRLDETCVICFEETDVARMFSIDSCLHRYCNSCMKQHVEAKLVNGSVVQCPHEGCESEVSIDSCETFLEPKLVQVMRQRIKESSIPVTEKVYCPNPKCSALMSKKDVLKYTKTYYGFAEQSGVRKCMECHCCFCINCKVPFDNHTCYDYKKSNPCAEEQLMKSLAKKKHWRQCVNCSHMVELAEGCYHITCRCGYEFCYTCGAEWKDKTPTCSCPIWDERNIIRE